GAGGATGCCCAGGAGGAGAAAGATGAACATGGCGAACAGCAAGAAGAGGGTAAGGACAGAAGTTTGTAACACGTAAACTGAGCGTGGTTGATGACGTGTTAGTCGTTGGTACCAATAACTTTGACAGAAAATCCACTGTGCTTTAATaatattctgtttttttctgataCCTTTATTGaattcacatgtgtgtgtacagacacTGCCAAAGAGCTGACAGAAGAAGAGAAGCTGCAGGTCCTGCACTCCGAGGACTTCCTGTCATTCTTCGAGCGAGGCAGCAGAATTGTGGAGAGAGCTCTCGCTGAGCGTGTGGACGTCTGCTTCGACTACAGCGGCAGAGATCTAGAGGACAAGGAAGGGTGAGGCGCACAAAACCTTTGTAGAAATAGTTGAGATAGAAGATTAATGTTAGAAAAAGGCCGGCTTGATAATCTTTACTTTTTTCCGGGTCGGTGGGCAGTGATTTGCAAGCCGGTGCAAAACTGGTTCTCAACCGACAGTTTGCAGATGAGCGCTGGACTAAAAACAGAGTGGTCACCTGTCTCGACTGGTCACCTCAGGTGGGTCATGTTTGTTATTGATCCTCACAGAGAAAGTCATCTTATTAAATATCCAAAACCGCACAACTGGCAGAGCACTGTGAACACTGGGCTGATGTTCCTCTCAGTATGCAGAGCTGCTGGTGGCCTCGTATAACAACAATGAGGATGCTCCCCATGAGCCTGATGGAGTGGCACTGGTCTGGAACCTGAAGTACAAGAAGGACACACCCGAGTACATCTTCCACTGCCAGGTAAGGACATCATTTAATTGCAATTGTGTGACAAACATGGCATTAGGACAGTATCTCTCAGAGAGTTTACATGGGACGTCTTCATGGCCGCGTGGTTACAGTGCAATGCTGCATTACTGCAACACAACAATGTCCCAGTTTGAATTGTAGACttcaaaacaaacatatttactttttcttcttctagtcAGAGGTGATGTCAGCTGGGTTTGCAAAGTTCCACCCCAACCTGGTGGTGGGTGGGACTTACTCGGGACAGATTGTCTTATGGGACAACAGGAGCAACAAGCGCACCCCTGTTCAGAGAACTCCGCTGTCTGCAGCTGCACACACAGTAATGCTCTGGAGGGCTCGCGCCTCCACGcctacacactctcacacactattTAATTCAAGATCTTCAAAacaactgtgtgtttgtgtggtggtATCTCTGCCCCTTTACATCTGGTAACTTGTGCTGGTGAGTGTATGTTGTGTTCCTGTCTCACTGTGCTCTGCTGTGCTCAGCACCCGGTTTACTGTGTGAACGTGGTCGGAACCCAAAATGCTAACAACCTGATCAGCATTTCCACCGATGGCAAAATGTGCTCCTGGAGCCTCGACATGCTCTCCCAGCCACAGGTACAGTGCACTTGTGTGGATAGATTTCTGACACTCATGCTATCATACATATCATATTCCACATATCAGATGTTAAAGTCTGACCCTGTGCGTGGCGTTCCCTGCAGGACAGTCTGGAGCTGGTCTTCAAACAGAGCAAAGCGGTGGCCGTCACCTCCATGGCCTTTCCTGTGGGCGACGTGAACAACTTTGTGGTGGGGAGCGAGGACGGCTCGGTCTACACGGCTTGTCGCCACGGGAGgtgcgtgacctttgacctcgataGCACCACATATTGGTGCTGCCACTTATGACAAATTTGGGAAAAGCCTTTGGCGGGGAAAGAAGGTAATTAGCAGAAGCCCTCTATTTGAATGTGCGTTGCAGCAAGGCGGGGATCACCGAGGTGTTTGAGGGCCATCATGGTCCGGTGACCGGGCTGAGCTGCCACAGTGCTGGAGGACCTGTGGACTTctctcatctcttcatctcctcctcttttgacTGGACTGTCAAACTCTGGAGCACGAAGGTGAGATCGTCACAGTCACCTGCGAGCTGTTTAGTAAATCCACTTTCAGTCACAATACTTAACAACATCACTCCAATCCCCCCTAAGTTCTTCCTGTTCTTCTGTCCAGAGCACACGTCCATTGTACTCGTTCGAGGACAGCTGTGACTACGTCTATGATGCCATGTGGTCTCCAACACACCCGGCTCTGTTTGCCTGTGTGGACCTGGCCGGACGGCTGGACCTGTGGAACCTCAACAATGATACAgaagtacgcacacacacacaagtcactcAATACGACCTTCAGTTCACCCCCATAACTTGATATTTTGGGAAACGCGCCTTTTTGTTTCTTCCCAAGAGTTATGATGTCAATGTTGTCTTCTACCTTGATTAAGCATATTTCCTCTGGATTAAATCACAGCATTTTTGGTGAAAGTTCCTCATATTATTCCATAACAGCACATCTACTGCTGGCCGAACATGAATCTCTAATCTCTAAtctggtgtgtgtttttgttttaggtTCCCaccgccagtgtgtgtgtggagggcgcTCCGGCATTGAACCGCGTTAGATGGGCTCAATCTGGTAAAGAGATTGCCACCGGGGACTCCGAGGGGCAAGTGCAGGTCTACGACGTTGGGGAGGTGAGATGTTCTCCCACATTACGATGATATAGTTCTGTCATTTTGGCGTCACTCTCTCTCGCGTTTCCTTTCCATGCTGATTATATGTGATGTTCTTGGTCTCTGCAGCAAATCTGCGTGCCGAAGGCCGACGAGTGGACGCGCTTCGTCAGGACGCTGGCTGAGATCAATGAGAGCCGAGATGAAGCCGAGGAACTGGCCAACGTCTGATGCTATAAAGGCCACACTGACCACTGCTCATACATTTCCTTCTAGTACACTACGCCACCTATAGCACACGGCTCGACACTGCCAGAGGAGCAgcgctctcctccctctggttTCCAACTTTTCCACCTGTACATGAATTGGCCTGAGGAGATTTGCAGAGCTAGAATGGATAGAAAAGATTtcgatgtgtttttaaatgcgGGAGTTTTAGAGGACAATAAATGTCACGTGGAGTAGAACAGAAACAGTCAAGTGGTTGAAAATTAACGGCAAAGGAAAACACGGAAGTGATTTTCAGCCTGGGTGTGACTTCTAGCTTTGAGAAGATCCTCAGGGCTCCAGAAGCTGCTCTTCTCCTGAGGCCTCAACCAAATcagccctttttttaaatatgcaaacCTTTGTACTTGCACCTTTTTATTACCATTTGAgtgtttttacatgttttaatattttccaGACACGCTTGTGCACATGGCTGGCGAAGTGATTCCGTCGagctaaaagaaagaaaacgtcTCCATCTGATCCACTTTATCCTCAACACTTGAATCTGATGATCAAAACAGCGACTGTGGTTACACGTGCACTCTGGCCTGTGCAGAAGTGTGTCATTCTTACATTTCAACCACGAcggtatttaatatttattctgGTGGTTGCtcttatttaaatatgttatgtATGGTTTCTAAAATGCTGCTTTGTACTAAAAGCTTTAGTACATTACTAAGATTACTACACGCTTTTTACCAGGCAAAATCTGTTTCTACACTTGCCTTGAATTTATTGACACTTATGATTTAAAAATGTGATTTCTGTACCAAAGGTTATTGTTTTATACTCTGTGCCGTTGTAAATGAGTACAACAGTTTCCTGACCGTTCCTCTTTATGAGGATCTAAACATTTAGTTTTACCAGGCGGTGCAAAGCTGAGGTTGGAGGCGAATGTAGCTTTAACCACAGAACATGAATCCAGTTtcattcttttccttttccatcCGATCGTTAATTCCCTCCAGTATGCAGCTGTCCAACCTCAGCAAACTGGGAGGAGTGTCAGCCTCTAACACTTCTCTTTATGTATCATATGAGCGCTGTTGCTTCCATATTTGATGACATGATACAACATGAAGATCAGTATTCTGCATTGACTAATTGTACTGTACTCTTTCCTGTTACTGATACAGTTAATGGTTGCACTTTTCCAATGGAATAAAACTCACTCATTGGTCAAATTAAAACCATATGGAtgatttatttcaataaaatacaGTGACCGAGTTGAGatacattaaatgtattaataccTAATTCCTATCTCATGATTCTTGTTTTATCAAGAAAATCCTTAATTCAAAAGATCTGTACATCAGTCAGTGGCCAGGACCAAAGGCCCCACATTCCCAGTGACTGTATATACCGTTGTCTTGGATCATTTTCCTTCCTGTGGATGAACTGTCTCAAGACAgttttacaatatgtacagtaTCTAGCCTCCTGTGGAAGGAGCGATCGAGAGTAAAGCCCAACACTATGATGAACAATCTAATATTTTCTATGCCCGCTGTTCAATAAGAGAAGTCCCGCTCGCACCGAGCCGGAAAACAGAAGGAAAATCAAATCACCTAGTCATGAAAGAGGGGAGTGCCGAGGCTCCGTTTTATACGAATGCTGGAGAGAAGAACACAAAAGATGGAGCTGCCAGGAGCGTCCAGCCACCGAAGATACAACACAGCTAGCGCTCTGGTCCCGTCGCTGCCCGCGCGGTTACATCCACAGCTGCAGCCAGCTCCACCTCTGGACCGGCGGAGCACATCGTCACCTGCTGTTGCTCGTGTCTAAATGAACGACCTCTATTCCTGGAGTGTGTTACAACAGTGCGTGTTCTGTTTGTGTATCTATCAAGGTGTCTGGCTCctgcgagaggaggagagggatggcAAAGTGATATGCAGGTTCAGGCCTCTATGGGGCCTGAGTCGGCGCCGCGGCGACTGGCTCCGAGTGGTGGATGGAAACCACGCCGGAAGACTTGAATTTGGGCAGGTGGAGGCCAAATTTGTTCTCCACACCGGCAAATGTTGCTGCGGCCAGGCGGTAGCCTCCGACATGGTCGGCGTTAATGGGAGGAAGCTCGGAGATCCGAGACTTGGGTGTGGGATCAGATCCTGTCGGGCgactgcagagaggagagagggagagtcatCGCTGTGCTGACATAATGGCTTTGCTGAAACATACAAATAATCCAAGCAAACAAAATATTTCTTGTGAGAGTGAGATGACAGAAATTGAAGAGAAGAAAGCGGGCGATCCAGCATCAAGAGTCGCATGTCCTGCATATCAAACCAAATGTTCTGTATTTCCATGACGACCATGGATCCTATAAGTGCATGATGCATCCTCACATGTCCCCGACATCCCTCCCcctctacatttgtttttttaaaggcaacATAAGTGAATTAAGTGTTCACTCTTCTTTTGAACAAACACATGAACTTACTGTCCTCCAAAATCAACGTCGAACCACCGCTGCAAGAGCTCATAAGTCACCAGTGTCACGCCAAACTGGGGAGAAGACCGGCACATACGAGCTGGAGAAAAGACGGAGGAACAAGTCAACACGGTTTCATTGCAAAGAAGCGGACACACAGTGTGTCGATGCGTGTGCACAAACACGCACCTCCAGCTCCCTTCCACAAAGCCCTGAACCCCTCCTCCTTCATTATCGTCCTGAAGCAATCAAGGACTCCTGTGTAGGAGGTCTGTCCGGCCCTCGCTGCGACCTGCAGACGTGTCTTGATGACATCGGCAGGCGTCACCAGGGAGGCTGCAGGGATACCTGGGAAATGACAGATGACACATGTCGCCATGACTTAAAGGGCAGTAAAAGGTCAGTAATAAGCAATAACAGCTAGTTTATTAGCATTGCTTATTTCTAAGGGGTGATGAGAATAGTTTACATTTCTACATTGTAATATTTCATAAAATACAGCGCTGAGCTAGGTCTCATGTCATTATCTGAGGGTACCTGCGATCGCTCCGGCACTGAGAATCTGCAGTGGTCCCAGCCTGCCTTGGTCGTCAGCAAACAAGGTCTTGAGGTGGGCGTACGAGGGGAAATAGATGGCAGAGAAGGGGATGTCTCTAAGGAAACATGCTTTAGCACCCTAGAGAGAAACAAAGCACAGACGGATGTCTGAGACTGTGCTTTAGAGTCGAGTATGAAAGAGGGAGGCAAAGAGAAAGAGCGCATACCTGCCAGACGGAGTGAGCGCCAGTAGGTTAAATGGGGCTCTTTTCTCATACTGTTGGCACTACGAGCAAACAGCCCAGGGCGGCCCGAGAGAAGATTGTGGTACACGCAAAGACACTTTACCTTGTAGAGGCCGAAGAAGCCAAGCTCGCGGACCACGTTGACTGCGCTGACCCGAGGCCCGGTGGTGATCTCGCCTGCCACCTGCAGGCGAATCTTCACAATCTCCAGCGGGTTGGTGAAGATCACCTGAGAGCCGCCGGCCTGGAGGAATGGGGACAGGGGGAGCTTGATCACGCGGCACATTAAAAATAAGATGACTGCTCTTGCATCTCACACGTACGCAGCAGCTGAGGGAGTCTTGGTCGTGAAATGtatcaaataaaaacattattatcGTGATCAATCATTTACTTTGTCATTTCCTCAGACAGTAAGGTGTGCTGGGCCAATGTGTGTAAGGATAAACAAGcctattaaaaacagaaacaaatgttGCATTGGATGATGGCAATTTTACTCTGGGTAAAATGATGCATTGCTGTCTGTTAGCAATGTCATTTAGAAGTCTGCAAACAGGTTTTTACAACAGATAAACCAACTGCATGCAGGAGTGTGTTACTTTTAAATGGCCTTAACAACAAAGGagggacacacactcaaataaaaAGACTGCATTTCTTCTCATCTAGTGTTCGTGTGTACAGAAGTGTCTTGGATGTGGTACTTACACAAGCACCGGATAGAATCTCAGCAGCTAGCGGGATGGTGTTTTCCTTGTTGGTGAACTTGTCTCTGATCAAGTCATTGACCTGTGGGACAGAGACGACTCAGAGTAAAGCTACAAATCACGGCATCATTTTCATCCTGCCTTTGTATATTCCCCTAATGTGATGTTTTTAATCCTATTAAATTTAAATGTACTtaactttaatttttttacttaattTAACTTAtcaccaatttttttttaaaatacgtacatgttcatgttctatgaatcaacatatatttgtaacaatgtaacataagTGTGCATGCAAAGTGAAATTGAAGAGGAGGATTgcacgtggtgtgtgtgtgtgtgtgtactcactgtGAGTTTGATAGCTTTCTCAGGTGCTACACCTATAAGCTGAGGGACCAGACCTGGAGAGCATCAGGATTCATTAGTATAGATGTGCAAACAGCAGCAAGAGAGGAATCCGAAATATAGAAGATAGAAACAAGACTTGAGGTCAGAAACATAAAGGTAGAGACCAACCTAGAAAGGTATACACATAAAAGGTTGATCACTATGGGAGTGTATTGTAGTTAGACTGATGTAACATAGCCCCAAAGAACGAGTACAGCAATAGAGATTCTGCTAAGATTAGACGGAGAAGGATACTGCATCACTTTAACAAGTACAAAtagaaattattttaattcatcTAACAAATTGAAGTCTTCATTTGAGAGTCTTAGTGGGGATAAAGTATCTGAAACAAGAAACTTAATctgtaaaatgtatattttaaattcAAACAGGGCAGCCGCGGACAGCACTGCAGTTTCATGATGAACAGATCTGTGTTCAAGAAATGAAGCTCTGCATAAGTTCAGACTGGAAGGCCTCAGCCAGGCTGGCCTCTCAGACCTGTTGAACAGCTGGGCGCCCCCAGCCAATAGCACAGAGTCACACCCACTTTGTTAGCCTATCAGCTGTTGCCATCTCCTCTAAATGTGCTGTATTCCCCGCTTCTAGCGTTGTGCTGCCGTTTCATGCAACCATCCGCCTTCTCAGATTCAGCACCCCGTCTGCATCTCCAGCAGAACCTCGAGCGCCACCACCAGAGTCTGGACTCCTGGGGAGATTAATGTATTGCTCCCGCTCAGGGCAAACAGTCGGAAATCTCCTCGTTGACTTCAAGCGCCAAACAAATGATGTGTAACTCATGAACACATCCATCATCTGGCATAATAAAGTTAACTTGCATGGAGAGGAAAAGTTATACAAGAGTGGAGAAAGATTACATTTACAGCCAAGACGACTGAATGAAGGAAACTTCACAGCTGTCTTACCTCTATAGAAGCCAAAGAAGCCCTCGTAGCGGAGCACCTTCTTAGCACAGTCAAAGCTGTTCTTGTACATCAGCTCTCCAACAAAGGACCCAGTGGACCTCTGGTTCTGCATACGAGTCTTCACCAAGTCGATGGGGTACACTGCCGTTGCTCCCGTAgctatgcaaacacacacaaaatcacacttAATAATATCCAATGTGAATTTGACCGATGGGATGTGGCTGTGCATCCATCAGACTGCCACCTGCCTCTGGCCACGGGGTAACTCACCTCCGGCGATGGCGCCGAGGGAGAACCTGTAGGCAGATTCTGCAACCTGGAGCCACACGGGCCTGGAACTGTCCCCATGGGCCTGATGAAAGGAAATCCCGTATGGGGGCATTATGGAAACACTGAGGACATCGATGATGCCATCACAGTacatttgttgtgttgttgtgaataataaaatatgtgatATGTGATTAAAAAGCTTTGGTGTTTAAAGATATTTAACAAGTAACTGCTGAtctcattttatatacattttatctCAAATTTGGAGTTTTACGTacctgtttttgtgtttcagcCAGGTGATAAGGCAGGCATCCTTCCTCTAGTGGAGCAATCCTCTCAATATCAGCCAGATTCAGGCGCCTGATACACATGCGTATGTCCCGTTATTTACGTCACTGTCATCATAAtcttttttaataaagtattaaactgagTATCGGAGTGAGCGTTACCCTGAGGGGGAGTGCAGGCCTGACAATTGGTACAGGATGTCAATTTCCATGGGAGTGATCTGACCAAATCTGTTGGCAGCATGAACGAACTCCTCTGCAGAGATACCAGAATATTACCTTATATAATAACacagtactgacacacacacacacacacacacgtgacataTTTAGCTGTTAGTCAAAGACACAATGTCACAACAAAGTGAGCGCAGTAAAACAATCGGGGCACCTTTAGTCAGGAGCGTGTCCTTGCGCGTGCCAGCCAGCGTGCTGTAGATCTTGCGAATCAGCTCCATGTTGTTCAGGAGGGAGTTGAAGGCGTTGAAGTAGGAGAAGCTGACCAAGTGAGAGGTATTGCCACCTGCAGCCTGGCAGAAGAAAGGCAAATCAGGTAATGGTTTCccgatgaacaatacatttgtgTTTCTTATATTTAACTCTTAATGAGAAAGCAAGATTCAATTACAAATTTAGAACGATCAGAGATGCGTTTATCTGAAAACAACAATCATCCTCAAGTCAATCAGAACGGAATATTTTACGACgacagtgaacattttaaaaatactttcaGAAAGCTctctgtgcacacacaaacactcacagagacaaggTTCTCCTCCACAAAGGGTGTGAGCACATGGTGTCTGATGGTGGCCATAATGTCACTGAAGTCCATGGCGGAGATGACGCCGTTCTTCCCTTTGTCCTTCTGGGCAAACGCCTGCCGTGCATGCTCCAACTGCAGCTCCTAAACCCATAAAACAACAAGGTCGTGTGTAAATACAGTATGTCAAACTTGATAAAAAGATATATTGGGGGGGataagtgtttgtgtgtaatcCGCACACCTGCAGGAACTGGGTGAACTCGAGGTAGCTGAGGCGTTTCTTGCGGTCGTGTCCAAAGTGCAGACGAATGAACTCGCAGTCCCAGTTGAAGGGAATGTGATGGTGCACGGTGGTCTGGCTGAAGATGTCCCGTACATTCTCTGCAGCAAAAGAAcacattgaaaaaataaattaataatggaTCGTTGATAAACTATCGTCAAATCCCATCATCTCAATGCCATAacataatggtgtgtgtgtgtgtgtgtagaaacaGTGCATGAGAGAGATTATGTAAATCCATCCATGTGTAATAATTTAAGACCGAGAATTAATCTGGTTAAAGATGCCATGTTaagaaatgttttctttgcagAGAAAAGTGTCAAATGCTGGGATGGATTCAGTGCTTCTGTttttaaaattaactttttggattttagcaaatggctgcaataaaacaaagagtgaacattttaaaggggtctgaatactttccgtacccactgtatgtgtatatatatatatatatacatatcactGTTCACTGGAAAGAATGTTTTCATCTGTACTAGCTTAAAAGTGTGCTTCTACTTAATACTGAGCAATGGGTCTGAATaattatgaccatgtgatatttcagtttttcatttGCAAAAAATTGTCTGtccagatggggtgctgagttactttaatgagaaataaaatgaatttatTTTAGTCAATGGCTGcgatgaaacaaagagtgaacaattttaaggggtctgaatactttcagtagccactgtgtgtgtgtgtgtgtgtgtgtgtgtatatatatatatatatacacacacacacatgacacatgtgtgtattttgtaaTTTTGTTTTGATTCATTTAAATCATGTGAATTAAACTCAAATCCCTTGtgaaaacacagacaacacatCGATCCATACCAAAGGAAATGTTTCCGCT
This portion of the Pseudoliparis swirei isolate HS2019 ecotype Mariana Trench chromosome 8, NWPU_hadal_v1, whole genome shotgun sequence genome encodes:
- the LOC130197684 gene encoding cytoplasmic dynein 1 intermediate chain 2-like isoform X3, whose translation is MSDKSELKAELERKKQRIAQIREEKKRKEEEKKKKDGDAKRGAEAGGSSGGHEDSDLERKRREAEVLLQSVGINPDIHHAQPLRVVTGDTCLFHYLVPAPMSPSNKSVGSDAGSQDSGDGNAGPRRGAVRLGMSKLTQVDFAPKELVSYCKETQTATEALTHTDQKADEEEDEEITARPIGEDAQEEKDEHGEQQEEDTAKELTEEEKLQVLHSEDFLSFFERGSRIVERALAERVDVCFDYSGRDLEDKEGDLQAGAKLVLNRQFADERWTKNRVVTCLDWSPQYAELLVASYNNNEDAPHEPDGVALVWNLKYKKDTPEYIFHCQSEVMSAGFAKFHPNLVVGGTYSGQIVLWDNRSNKRTPVQRTPLSAAAHTHPVYCVNVVGTQNANNLISISTDGKMCSWSLDMLSQPQDSLELVFKQSKAVAVTSMAFPVGDVNNFVVGSEDGSVYTACRHGSKAGITEVFEGHHGPVTGLSCHSAGGPVDFSHLFISSSFDWTVKLWSTKSTRPLYSFEDSCDYVYDAMWSPTHPALFACVDLAGRLDLWNLNNDTEVPTASVCVEGAPALNRVRWAQSGKEIATGDSEGQVQVYDVGEQICVPKADEWTRFVRTLAEINESRDEAEELANV
- the LOC130197684 gene encoding dynein, cytoplasmic 1, intermediate chain 2a-like isoform X2 — its product is MSDKSELKAELERKKQRIAQIREEKKRKEEEKKKKDGDAKRGAEAGGSSGGHEDSDLERKRREAEVLLQSVGINPDIHHVPAPMSPSNKSVGSDAGSQDSGDGNAGPRTLHWDPDPSTLQLHSDSELMGRGAVRLGMSKLTQVDFAPKELVSYCKETQTATEALTHTDQKADEEEDEEITARPIGEDAQEEKDEHGEQQEEDTAKELTEEEKLQVLHSEDFLSFFERGSRIVERALAERVDVCFDYSGRDLEDKEGDLQAGAKLVLNRQFADERWTKNRVVTCLDWSPQYAELLVASYNNNEDAPHEPDGVALVWNLKYKKDTPEYIFHCQSEVMSAGFAKFHPNLVVGGTYSGQIVLWDNRSNKRTPVQRTPLSAAAHTHPVYCVNVVGTQNANNLISISTDGKMCSWSLDMLSQPQDSLELVFKQSKAVAVTSMAFPVGDVNNFVVGSEDGSVYTACRHGSKAGITEVFEGHHGPVTGLSCHSAGGPVDFSHLFISSSFDWTVKLWSTKSTRPLYSFEDSCDYVYDAMWSPTHPALFACVDLAGRLDLWNLNNDTEVPTASVCVEGAPALNRVRWAQSGKEIATGDSEGQVQVYDVGEQICVPKADEWTRFVRTLAEINESRDEAEELANV
- the LOC130197684 gene encoding dynein, cytoplasmic 1, intermediate chain 2a-like isoform X4 is translated as MSDKSELKAELERKKQRIAQIREEKKRKEEEKKKKDGDAKRGAEAGGSSGGHEDSDLERKRREAEVLLQSVGINPDIHHVPAPMSPSNKSVGSDAGSQDSGDGNAGPRRGAVRLGMSKLTQVDFAPKELVSYCKETQTATEALTHTDQKADEEEDEEITARPIGEDAQEEKDEHGEQQEEDTAKELTEEEKLQVLHSEDFLSFFERGSRIVERALAERVDVCFDYSGRDLEDKEGDLQAGAKLVLNRQFADERWTKNRVVTCLDWSPQYAELLVASYNNNEDAPHEPDGVALVWNLKYKKDTPEYIFHCQSEVMSAGFAKFHPNLVVGGTYSGQIVLWDNRSNKRTPVQRTPLSAAAHTHPVYCVNVVGTQNANNLISISTDGKMCSWSLDMLSQPQDSLELVFKQSKAVAVTSMAFPVGDVNNFVVGSEDGSVYTACRHGSKAGITEVFEGHHGPVTGLSCHSAGGPVDFSHLFISSSFDWTVKLWSTKSTRPLYSFEDSCDYVYDAMWSPTHPALFACVDLAGRLDLWNLNNDTEVPTASVCVEGAPALNRVRWAQSGKEIATGDSEGQVQVYDVGEQICVPKADEWTRFVRTLAEINESRDEAEELANV
- the LOC130197684 gene encoding dynein, cytoplasmic 1, intermediate chain 2a-like isoform X1, with the translated sequence MSDKSELKAELERKKQRIAQIREEKKRKEEEKKKKDGDAKRGAEAGGSSGGHEDSDLERKRREAEVLLQSVGINPDIHHAQPLRVVTGDTCLFHYLVPAPMSPSNKSVGSDAGSQDSGDGNAGPRTLHWDPDPSTLQLHSDSELMGRGAVRLGMSKLTQVDFAPKELVSYCKETQTATEALTHTDQKADEEEDEEITARPIGEDAQEEKDEHGEQQEEDTAKELTEEEKLQVLHSEDFLSFFERGSRIVERALAERVDVCFDYSGRDLEDKEGDLQAGAKLVLNRQFADERWTKNRVVTCLDWSPQYAELLVASYNNNEDAPHEPDGVALVWNLKYKKDTPEYIFHCQSEVMSAGFAKFHPNLVVGGTYSGQIVLWDNRSNKRTPVQRTPLSAAAHTHPVYCVNVVGTQNANNLISISTDGKMCSWSLDMLSQPQDSLELVFKQSKAVAVTSMAFPVGDVNNFVVGSEDGSVYTACRHGSKAGITEVFEGHHGPVTGLSCHSAGGPVDFSHLFISSSFDWTVKLWSTKSTRPLYSFEDSCDYVYDAMWSPTHPALFACVDLAGRLDLWNLNNDTEVPTASVCVEGAPALNRVRWAQSGKEIATGDSEGQVQVYDVGEQICVPKADEWTRFVRTLAEINESRDEAEELANV
- the LOC130197683 gene encoding electrogenic aspartate/glutamate antiporter SLC25A12, mitochondrial-like, translating into MAVKVQSTKRGDPSELKSIFQKYASVADTEGERFMTSGDFVQRYLGLHTQIHHNPKTVQLIAAVADTTKDGLISFQEFLAFESVLCAPDTLFIVAFQLFDKNGSGNISFENVRDIFSQTTVHHHIPFNWDCEFIRLHFGHDRKKRLSYLEFTQFLQELQLEHARQAFAQKDKGKNGVISAMDFSDIMATIRHHVLTPFVEENLVSAAGGNTSHLVSFSYFNAFNSLLNNMELIRKIYSTLAGTRKDTLLTKEEFVHAANRFGQITPMEIDILYQLSGLHSPSGRLNLADIERIAPLEEGCLPYHLAETQKQAHGDSSRPVWLQVAESAYRFSLGAIAGATGATAVYPIDLVKTRMQNQRSTGSFVGELMYKNSFDCAKKVLRYEGFFGFYRGLVPQLIGVAPEKAIKLTVNDLIRDKFTNKENTIPLAAEILSGACAGGSQVIFTNPLEIVKIRLQVAGEITTGPRVSAVNVVRELGFFGLYKGAKACFLRDIPFSAIYFPSYAHLKTLFADDQGRLGPLQILSAGAIAGIPAASLVTPADVIKTRLQVAARAGQTSYTGVLDCFRTIMKEEGFRALWKGAGARMCRSSPQFGVTLVTYELLQRWFDVDFGGHRPTGSDPTPKSRISELPPINADHVGGYRLAAATFAGVENKFGLHLPKFKSSGVVSIHHSEPVAAAPTQAP